The following proteins come from a genomic window of Solidesulfovibrio sp.:
- a CDS encoding endonuclease MutS2: MESRTLSLLEFPKVLERLAELAVSEPAAAACRALAPLESQDVLARAQRRLAEALELRRDAAFAFTPFPDVEPLFPVLESERRVLDLDALVALSHVLSQVAALRQALGGGEAGQSLLRDEVAATPWPKKAQAALARCIAVDGRLRDESSPELFSVRQEIRTIHRTIMAKVKEFVGEKELGPLLQDDYVTISSDRYVLPLKANFKGRLPGIIHDYSQTGETVYVEPFFLVEINNRLQELKNEEREAEARVMAFLTGLARDERGEVAAAYRLLVSCDVLWAKAAFAERIGGTLPEVAAQNAVHLLGARHPLLVLAAGEGAPSRVIAQDLALAEEQRALIVTGANAGGKTVCLKTLGLLAVMALSALPVPAAEGSRLPFFTKVFVFLGDEQSLEDHLSTFTAQIRHLSRVWPAIDATTLVLLDEFGAGTDPSQGAALAQAVVDGLLDRGAYLAAATHFPALKAYGLSRPGVRAACMLFDPATKKPVYKLAYDQVGASIALDVAREHGLPEDILERASRYLLLDGGDAGQVFERLNDLALRREREIEALAAERREEKQRVEKLKERLRKAQDSLVEEIRALSRDIARRHQAGRIERKEAQRALADARKRLIDETDAITGTRPEPAGGTPDVDLAALAPGSAVRIVSWGKTAVVREIDLKRRAAKVDIGGVSLWVQAADMAREGAAPAKAGGVTVTPAKRDGAAASGLGLVLDLRGMRADAAEAELVAFLDTAILRGHGELEVIHGKGTGALRREVHRLLKEHPQVASFSLAPEDRGGDGMTMVTLK, from the coding sequence ATGGAATCCAGAACCCTTTCGTTGCTGGAGTTTCCTAAGGTCTTGGAACGGCTGGCCGAGTTGGCCGTTTCCGAGCCCGCCGCCGCCGCCTGCCGGGCCCTGGCGCCCCTGGAAAGCCAGGACGTCCTGGCCCGGGCGCAGCGCAGGCTGGCCGAAGCCTTGGAACTGCGCCGCGACGCCGCCTTCGCCTTCACGCCGTTTCCGGATGTGGAGCCCCTGTTCCCCGTTCTCGAGAGCGAACGCCGGGTCCTCGACCTCGACGCCCTGGTCGCCCTGTCCCACGTGCTGTCGCAAGTGGCCGCCCTGCGCCAGGCCCTTGGCGGCGGCGAAGCCGGCCAGTCGCTTCTGCGCGACGAGGTCGCGGCCACGCCCTGGCCCAAAAAGGCCCAGGCCGCCCTGGCCCGCTGCATCGCCGTCGATGGGAGGCTGCGCGACGAAAGCTCGCCCGAGCTTTTTTCCGTGCGCCAGGAGATCCGCACCATCCACCGGACCATCATGGCCAAGGTCAAGGAGTTCGTGGGCGAAAAGGAACTCGGGCCGCTTCTGCAGGACGACTACGTCACCATCTCCTCGGACCGCTACGTCCTGCCGCTCAAGGCCAATTTCAAGGGCCGCCTGCCCGGCATCATCCACGACTACTCCCAGACCGGCGAGACGGTCTACGTGGAGCCCTTTTTCCTGGTCGAGATCAACAACCGCCTCCAGGAGCTCAAAAACGAGGAGCGCGAGGCCGAGGCCCGGGTCATGGCCTTCCTCACGGGCCTGGCCCGCGACGAGCGAGGCGAGGTGGCCGCCGCCTACCGCCTGCTCGTGTCCTGCGACGTGCTCTGGGCCAAGGCCGCCTTTGCCGAACGCATCGGCGGCACGCTGCCCGAAGTGGCGGCCCAAAACGCCGTGCACCTCCTGGGCGCCCGCCATCCCCTCCTGGTGCTGGCGGCCGGGGAGGGCGCCCCCTCGCGGGTCATCGCCCAGGACCTGGCCCTGGCCGAGGAGCAGCGGGCGCTCATCGTCACCGGCGCCAACGCCGGCGGCAAGACCGTGTGCCTCAAGACCCTGGGGCTGCTTGCGGTCATGGCCCTGTCCGCCCTGCCCGTGCCGGCGGCGGAGGGCAGCCGGCTGCCGTTTTTCACCAAGGTCTTCGTTTTCCTGGGCGACGAGCAGAGCCTTGAGGACCACCTGTCCACCTTCACCGCCCAGATCCGCCACCTGTCGCGGGTCTGGCCGGCCATCGACGCCACCACCCTGGTCCTGCTCGACGAATTCGGCGCCGGCACCGACCCGTCCCAGGGCGCGGCCCTGGCCCAGGCCGTGGTGGACGGACTCCTCGACCGGGGAGCCTATCTCGCCGCCGCCACCCATTTTCCGGCGCTCAAGGCCTATGGCCTGTCCCGGCCCGGCGTGCGCGCCGCCTGCATGCTCTTCGACCCGGCGACCAAAAAGCCCGTCTACAAGCTGGCCTACGACCAGGTCGGCGCCTCCATCGCCCTGGACGTGGCCCGGGAGCACGGCCTGCCCGAGGACATCCTGGAACGGGCCAGCCGCTACCTGCTTTTGGACGGCGGCGACGCCGGCCAGGTGTTCGAGCGCTTAAACGACCTGGCCCTGCGCCGCGAGCGCGAGATCGAGGCCCTGGCCGCCGAGCGCCGGGAAGAAAAACAGCGTGTGGAAAAGCTCAAGGAGCGCCTGCGCAAGGCTCAGGACAGCCTCGTCGAGGAAATCCGGGCCCTTTCCCGCGACATCGCCCGCCGCCACCAGGCCGGCCGCATCGAACGCAAGGAAGCCCAACGCGCCCTTGCCGATGCCAGAAAAAGACTTATTGATGAAACCGACGCCATAACCGGTACCAGGCCCGAGCCGGCCGGCGGCACGCCGGACGTGGACCTGGCCGCCCTGGCGCCCGGCAGCGCCGTGCGCATCGTCAGTTGGGGCAAGACGGCCGTGGTGCGCGAAATCGACCTCAAGCGCCGGGCGGCCAAGGTCGATATCGGCGGTGTGAGCCTGTGGGTGCAGGCCGCCGACATGGCCCGCGAGGGCGCCGCCCCGGCCAAGGCCGGCGGCGTGACCGTCACCCCGGCCAAGCGCGACGGCGCGGCCGCCTCGGGCCTGGGGCTGGTGCTGGACCTGCGCGGTATGCGGGCCGATGCCGCCGAGGCGGAACTCGTCGCCTTTCTGGACACGGCGATCCTGCGCGGCCATGGCGAGCTGGAAGTCATCCACGGCAAGGGCACCGGGGCGCTGCGGCGCGAAGTCCACCGGCTGCTCAAGGAGCACCCGCAAGTGGCGTCCTTCAGCCTGGCCCCCGAGGACCGCGGCGGCGACGGCATGACCATGGTGACGTTGAAGTAG
- a CDS encoding GatB/YqeY domain-containing protein: MNLTARIESDYLAAMRARDELVVGVLRMLKAAAKLRQVELLRPLSDDELLDVLARQAKQRRESIEQFGKAGRADLVDREERELAVLLAYLPAPLAEAELAAAVDAAVAELDARSMKDMGRVVQAVLAAHKGRVDGKRVSDAVKARLAS, translated from the coding sequence ATGAATCTGACAGCCCGTATCGAATCCGACTACCTGGCCGCCATGCGGGCTCGCGATGAGCTCGTCGTCGGGGTGCTGCGTATGCTCAAGGCCGCCGCCAAGCTGCGGCAGGTCGAGCTTTTGCGCCCGCTGTCCGATGACGAGCTCCTCGATGTCCTGGCCAGGCAGGCCAAGCAGCGCCGCGAGTCCATCGAGCAGTTCGGCAAGGCCGGCCGGGCCGACCTGGTCGACAGGGAGGAGCGGGAGCTGGCCGTGCTGTTGGCCTACCTGCCCGCGCCCCTGGCCGAGGCCGAACTCGCCGCCGCCGTGGACGCGGCCGTGGCCGAACTGGATGCCCGAAGCATGAAGGACATGGGCCGGGTGGTGCAGGCGGTGCTTGCCGCCCACAAGGGGCGGGTCGACGGCAAACGGGTCAGCGACGCCGTCAAGGCGCGCCTGGCTTCCTAA
- the rpsU gene encoding 30S ribosomal protein S21, which produces MPGVYLDESDNFDVALRRFKKQVEKSGILSELKKRQHFEKPSVMRKKKKAAARKRLLKKMRKINMM; this is translated from the coding sequence ATGCCCGGAGTCTACCTTGACGAGTCCGACAACTTCGATGTGGCCCTGCGCCGCTTCAAGAAGCAGGTCGAAAAATCCGGGATTCTCTCTGAGCTGAAAAAGCGCCAGCACTTTGAGAAACCCAGCGTCATGCGCAAGAAGAAAAAGGCCGCCGCCCGTAAGCGCCTTCTGAAGAAAATGCGCAAAATCAACATGATGTAA
- a CDS encoding HU family DNA-binding protein, with amino-acid sequence MTKADLVGKIADKTGLTKANAERALNAFIEAVEATLVGDGKITLTGFGTFLVDERKARTGRNPRTGAEIEIPASKVVKFRPGKLLKDAIQ; translated from the coding sequence ATGACCAAGGCTGATCTGGTAGGAAAAATCGCCGACAAGACAGGGTTGACCAAGGCCAACGCCGAGCGCGCCCTCAACGCCTTCATCGAGGCGGTCGAGGCCACGCTGGTGGGGGACGGGAAAATCACCCTGACCGGTTTCGGCACGTTTCTGGTTGACGAGCGCAAGGCCCGCACCGGCCGCAACCCCCGGACCGGCGCCGAAATCGAGATTCCGGCGTCCAAGGTGGTCAAGTTTCGGCCCGGCAAGTTGCTCAAGGACGCCATTCAATAA
- the rsmA gene encoding 16S rRNA (adenine(1518)-N(6)/adenine(1519)-N(6))-dimethyltransferase RsmA, which yields MKRQRQDDRGHPGRDASRPGHAAAPPGEGEAYARPKRSLGQNFLSDPNIAAKIVAALAIAATDTVIEIGPGRGALTPLILAAGPGSYLALEKDRDLAARLARERPGAAVAMIDALRLDWRRLDRLERVKVVGNLPYNIASPLLWDLCAGATRLARGVFMVQHEVARRLAASPGGREYGALSAWVQSFARVDYLFKVPPTVFRPQPKVDSAVVAVTPVPAGERPEDPAGLAELLKLLFSMRRKQLGTILKGRLDAAALAWLAERDVSGRNRPEDLSPRQLSGLAMLLKKRPGS from the coding sequence ATGAAACGCCAGCGTCAGGACGACCGGGGACACCCCGGCCGGGACGCGTCCCGCCCGGGCCACGCGGCGGCCCCGCCCGGGGAAGGGGAGGCCTACGCCCGCCCCAAGCGCAGCCTGGGGCAGAATTTTCTGAGCGACCCCAATATCGCGGCGAAAATCGTCGCGGCCTTGGCCATTGCCGCCACGGACACGGTGATCGAGATCGGCCCCGGCCGGGGGGCGCTGACCCCGTTGATCCTGGCCGCCGGGCCGGGGAGCTACCTGGCCCTGGAAAAGGACCGCGACCTGGCCGCGCGGCTTGCCCGGGAGCGGCCCGGGGCGGCGGTGGCCATGATCGACGCCCTGCGCCTGGACTGGCGGCGTCTCGACCGCCTGGAGCGCGTCAAGGTCGTGGGCAACCTGCCCTACAACATTGCCTCGCCGCTGTTGTGGGACCTGTGCGCCGGGGCGACGCGCCTGGCCCGGGGGGTGTTCATGGTCCAGCACGAGGTGGCCAGGCGCCTGGCCGCCTCTCCCGGCGGCCGGGAATACGGGGCGCTTTCGGCCTGGGTGCAGTCGTTTGCGCGGGTGGACTACCTGTTCAAGGTCCCGCCCACGGTGTTTCGGCCCCAGCCCAAGGTGGATTCGGCCGTGGTGGCCGTGACCCCGGTGCCGGCCGGGGAGCGCCCGGAGGACCCGGCCGGCCTGGCCGAACTGTTGAAACTGCTTTTTTCCATGCGCCGCAAGCAGTTAGGCACCATTTTAAAGGGGCGACTCGATGCGGCGGCCCTGGCTTGGCTGGCCGAGCGGGACGTCAGCGGGCGCAACCGGCCCGAGGATTTGTCGCCGCGGCAGCTTTCGGGCCTGGCCATGTTGCTGAAAAAGCGCCCCGGCTCTTGA
- a CDS encoding glycosyltransferase family 4 protein, which yields MHAPRLWATLDPFLESGAVMGRKVANAGFWDALVRADPFDAYHFFMPSPRERDAQRDLLAARHPEVAGRGKFKILTRQDLPAALAQHDYAAFHLSDCITSQPRLAAARNALAKTIFPLTGTTHSLSYAAYGREFLAHLWPGTTSRDAVVATSTAGAAVVGRIFDGLRRGYGLAAPAYPAPEVVRIPLGIDPESWGPLRGGPRHEARRRFGIAPEAVVLLVFGRISHSSKMDPVPLLRAVQRLLAEGTDAAGLCLVMAGWTDEDGRGFLATLANLAANIGLPLTLVERPDEAAKKALFGLADIFVSLADNPQETFGLTLLEAMAAGLPVVASDYDGYRDIVVDGRTGFLAPTLGLGQSGPIDVLAPLGYDNHSHLRLAQGLAVDVAAVAAALSRLVADPGLRRAMGDAGRERVAREFSWDGVIAAHLRLWERLAAAPVPDREALRAIPHPGALAYGTVFAGYPGALLSDDVCLCWSRAGQAVYRQRDFPVIYQGLAGEISPTALRTLLFLARSGCPGLTLAARLAAAEPGLDAFAARRHVVWALKQDLLQKEPS from the coding sequence ATGCATGCGCCGCGCCTGTGGGCGACCCTCGACCCCTTCCTCGAATCCGGCGCCGTCATGGGCAGAAAGGTGGCCAATGCCGGCTTCTGGGACGCGCTCGTGCGCGCCGACCCCTTCGACGCCTACCACTTCTTCATGCCCTCGCCCCGGGAGCGCGACGCCCAGCGCGACCTGCTGGCCGCCCGGCATCCCGAGGTCGCCGGCCGGGGCAAGTTCAAAATCCTGACACGCCAGGACCTGCCGGCCGCCCTGGCGCAACACGACTACGCCGCCTTCCACCTCTCGGACTGCATCACCTCCCAGCCGCGCCTGGCCGCCGCCCGAAACGCCCTGGCCAAAACCATCTTCCCCTTGACCGGCACCACCCATTCCCTGAGCTACGCCGCCTACGGCCGGGAATTCCTGGCCCACCTCTGGCCCGGGACCACGTCGCGCGACGCCGTGGTGGCCACCTCCACGGCCGGGGCGGCGGTCGTCGGGCGCATCTTCGACGGTCTGCGCCGGGGCTACGGCCTGGCCGCGCCGGCGTACCCCGCCCCGGAAGTGGTCCGCATTCCCCTGGGCATCGATCCGGAAAGCTGGGGACCCCTTCGGGGCGGCCCCCGCCACGAGGCCCGCCGGCGTTTCGGCATCGCTCCCGAGGCCGTGGTCCTGCTGGTGTTCGGCCGCATCTCCCACAGCTCCAAGATGGACCCGGTGCCGCTTCTGCGGGCCGTGCAGCGCCTGCTGGCCGAGGGGACCGACGCCGCGGGCCTGTGCCTGGTCATGGCCGGCTGGACCGACGAGGACGGGCGGGGCTTTTTGGCGACGCTGGCCAACCTGGCCGCCAACATCGGCCTGCCCCTGACCCTTGTCGAGCGGCCGGACGAGGCGGCCAAGAAGGCCCTGTTCGGCCTGGCCGACATCTTCGTCTCCCTGGCCGACAATCCCCAGGAGACCTTCGGGCTGACGCTGCTGGAGGCCATGGCCGCCGGGCTGCCGGTGGTGGCCTCGGACTACGACGGCTACCGGGACATCGTGGTGGACGGCCGAACGGGCTTTCTGGCCCCGACCCTGGGGCTTGGCCAGTCCGGCCCCATCGATGTCCTGGCGCCCCTTGGCTACGACAACCACAGCCACCTGCGCCTGGCCCAGGGCCTGGCCGTGGACGTGGCCGCCGTGGCCGCGGCCCTGTCCCGGCTCGTGGCCGATCCGGGCTTGCGCCGGGCCATGGGCGACGCCGGGCGCGAGCGGGTGGCGCGGGAATTTTCCTGGGACGGGGTCATCGCGGCCCACCTGCGCCTGTGGGAGCGCCTGGCCGCCGCGCCGGTCCCGGACCGGGAGGCCCTGCGGGCCATCCCCCATCCGGGCGCTTTGGCCTACGGGACGGTGTTCGCCGGCTATCCCGGCGCGCTTTTGTCCGACGACGTGTGTCTGTGCTGGAGCCGGGCCGGCCAGGCCGTCTACCGCCAGCGGGATTTTCCCGTCATCTACCAGGGCCTGGCCGGGGAGATATCCCCGACGGCGCTGCGCACGCTCCTGTTCCTGGCCCGCTCGGGCTGTCCCGGCCTGACCCTGGCCGCCCGGCTGGCCGCGGCCGAACCGGGGCTGGACGCCTTCGCCGCCCGTCGCCACGTCGTGTGGGCCCTCAAGCAGGATCTGCTCCAAAAGGAACCGTCATGA
- a CDS encoding GGDEF domain-containing protein has product MTRGMRPEQVWGLGLSDEAAAAISAALGSGYGLRNWPAGQHPGERDLGRGAPLVIFVVKEAWDALSGPARQRLEHWEVPQRVLVLSPDQSVSDFDEVLENGFLSAVSEPLTDKKIRDVIFRAKEVKSLYDDIFRMTREIMLERELLARKTDLVLFLNRFLTRATESLDPTVILDKAREDLHLLLPLRGLMCILWRPGEDGALEAQLFLEPDMDHGTELHWTGELLRQAAKLAGRGMHSYRAAFLEGLSGRVPIDIPQAAEDVIALPLRAGGETFGVLSLYRAKGKALGKDQVQTLYASVNHLALALKNAALFNQVKIRADHDGLTRIHNRRAFDERLVEELRRHQRYGQPMSLLMLDIDHFKNINDRYGHLVGDHVLREVGRLLSETLRSTDFTARYGGEEFVVILPQTTEEQSRILAERLRRIIAEAEFRSDGKAFGITASIGAATLLPGALIKRKELLDKADKALYQAKRLGRNQVCTSLGPVSRLGDEALGEANAG; this is encoded by the coding sequence ATGACGCGTGGCATGCGACCTGAGCAGGTTTGGGGCCTTGGCCTTTCCGACGAGGCGGCGGCGGCAATTTCTGCCGCCCTGGGCAGCGGCTATGGGCTGCGCAACTGGCCGGCCGGCCAGCATCCCGGCGAACGCGACCTGGGACGGGGGGCGCCGCTGGTGATTTTCGTGGTCAAGGAGGCCTGGGACGCCCTTTCCGGCCCGGCCCGCCAGCGCCTGGAGCACTGGGAGGTGCCGCAACGGGTGCTGGTGCTCTCCCCGGACCAGTCCGTGTCGGATTTCGACGAGGTGCTGGAAAACGGCTTTCTCTCGGCGGTGTCCGAGCCCCTGACCGACAAGAAGATCCGCGACGTGATTTTCCGGGCCAAGGAAGTCAAGAGCCTGTACGACGACATCTTCCGCATGACCCGCGAGATCATGCTCGAACGGGAGCTTCTGGCCCGCAAGACCGACCTGGTCCTGTTCCTCAACCGATTCCTGACCCGGGCCACGGAATCCCTGGACCCCACGGTCATCCTGGACAAGGCCCGGGAGGACCTGCACCTGCTGTTGCCCCTGCGCGGGCTCATGTGCATCCTGTGGCGGCCGGGCGAGGACGGAGCCCTCGAGGCGCAGCTGTTCCTCGAACCGGACATGGACCACGGCACCGAGTTGCACTGGACCGGAGAGTTGCTGCGCCAGGCGGCCAAGCTCGCCGGCCGGGGCATGCACAGCTACCGGGCCGCCTTCCTGGAGGGGCTGTCCGGCCGGGTGCCGATCGACATTCCCCAGGCCGCCGAGGACGTCATCGCCCTGCCCCTGCGGGCCGGCGGCGAGACCTTCGGCGTCCTGAGCCTGTACCGGGCCAAGGGCAAGGCCCTGGGCAAGGACCAGGTGCAAACGCTGTACGCCTCGGTCAACCACCTGGCCCTGGCGCTCAAAAACGCCGCGCTGTTCAACCAGGTCAAGATCCGGGCCGACCACGACGGGCTCACCCGCATCCACAACCGTCGGGCTTTTGACGAACGGCTGGTGGAGGAACTGCGCCGGCACCAGCGCTACGGTCAGCCCATGAGCCTGCTGATGCTCGACATCGACCATTTCAAGAACATCAACGACCGCTACGGGCACCTTGTGGGCGACCATGTGTTGCGCGAGGTGGGGCGGCTGTTGTCGGAGACGCTTCGCAGCACGGATTTCACGGCCCGCTACGGCGGCGAGGAATTCGTGGTGATCCTGCCGCAAACCACGGAGGAGCAATCGCGCATCCTGGCCGAGCGGCTGCGCCGGATCATCGCGGAAGCGGAATTTCGCAGCGACGGCAAGGCGTTCGGCATCACGGCCTCCATCGGCGCGGCCACCCTGCTGCCGGGAGCGCTGATCAAGCGCAAGGAGCTTTTGGACAAGGCGGACAAGGCGCTCTACCAGGCCAAGCGACTGGGCCGCAATCAGGTGTGCACATCCCTTGGCCCGGTGTCGCGGCTGGGTGACGAGGCCCTTGGCGAGGCCAACGCGGGCTGA
- a CDS encoding class I SAM-dependent methyltransferase: MLAHHDISATAFVINVSRAKRQDISLDRYAGLWVTPEAEALWDELAREVYPNDDVSSSLRNRFYLEQHRAFAANHSQPVSVNIAAGFSDYPYLLGSEWRCVETDYPHIVEAKAERTSAWEAEGRLPRRDVLYFGADLVRGVEAVGRELPGWIGGRPALVVLEGITYYLPRPVLARLFALFAAHLPAGSRLAFEHWPPDAATYPVFVRLNAYLQNRFGWAVPAYDLFDEAYAAALPGFRLVETTDIAAVEARWTSGRLLADRSARLPIFFCVLEKN, from the coding sequence ATGTTGGCCCACCACGACATTTCCGCAACCGCCTTCGTCATAAACGTCTCCCGCGCCAAACGCCAGGACATAAGCCTGGATCGCTACGCCGGCCTGTGGGTGACGCCCGAGGCCGAGGCCCTATGGGATGAACTGGCCCGGGAGGTCTACCCGAACGATGACGTGTCCTCGTCGTTGCGCAACCGCTTCTACCTGGAACAGCACCGGGCCTTCGCCGCAAACCATTCCCAGCCCGTGTCCGTCAACATCGCCGCCGGCTTTTCCGATTATCCCTATCTTCTTGGCTCCGAGTGGCGGTGCGTGGAAACCGACTATCCCCACATCGTCGAGGCCAAGGCCGAGCGGACGTCCGCCTGGGAGGCCGAGGGCCGGCTGCCCCGGCGCGACGTGCTGTATTTCGGGGCCGACCTGGTCCGGGGCGTGGAGGCCGTGGGCCGGGAGTTGCCCGGCTGGATCGGCGGCCGGCCGGCCCTGGTCGTGCTGGAGGGCATCACCTATTATCTGCCCCGGCCGGTCCTGGCCAGGCTGTTCGCCTTGTTCGCCGCCCATCTGCCGGCCGGCTCGCGCCTGGCCTTCGAGCACTGGCCTCCCGACGCCGCCACCTACCCGGTCTTTGTCCGGCTCAACGCCTACCTGCAAAACCGCTTTGGCTGGGCCGTGCCGGCCTACGACCTGTTCGACGAAGCCTACGCGGCCGCGCTTCCCGGCTTCCGGCTGGTGGAAACCACGGACATCGCCGCCGTGGAGGCGCGCTGGACGAGCGGCCGCCTCCTGGCCGACCGGTCGGCCCGGTTGCCGATCTTTTTTTGCGTGCTGGAAAAAAACTGA
- a CDS encoding nicotinate phosphoribosyltransferase — MSAAPAGDTNGPMPTLSDNLRSHVDKYFLRSRHILAAEGLDPVVTMQVFFRDGPGVFAGVDEAVALFRAYSDLPAHGGALFALPEGAAYTPLEPVMHITGRLTDFIELETLYLGIVSAATSLANGLPEPAPEAVEAKAAAIRALLPDKPLMYFGARHWHPRSEEAFCRAAVAGGFDACATDAGARAAGLAAGVGTIPHALVLAFAGKVGRERATCEAALAFDRHIEAACPRVALVDTFNREVDDALDTARALGERLAAVRLDTAGELVGQGGEPCDGRPYWTGTGVTVAGTLAVRRALDAAGFAHVGIVLSSGFGNLEKIKAFVQAESAHGRLFESLGIGGLFHSYAATADIVRVGGVDLAKTGRAYRENPRLVRFI; from the coding sequence TTGAGCGCCGCGCCGGCTGGTGATACCAACGGCCCCATGCCGACACTTTCCGACAACCTGCGTTCCCACGTGGACAAGTACTTCCTGCGCTCGCGGCACATCCTGGCCGCCGAGGGCCTCGATCCCGTCGTGACCATGCAGGTGTTCTTCCGCGACGGGCCGGGAGTGTTCGCCGGCGTGGACGAAGCCGTGGCCCTTTTCCGCGCGTATTCGGACCTGCCCGCCCACGGCGGCGCGCTTTTCGCCCTGCCCGAGGGCGCGGCCTACACACCCCTTGAGCCGGTCATGCACATCACCGGGCGGCTGACGGATTTCATCGAACTGGAAACGCTCTATCTCGGCATCGTGAGCGCGGCCACGTCCCTGGCCAACGGCCTGCCCGAGCCCGCGCCCGAGGCGGTGGAGGCCAAGGCGGCGGCCATCCGGGCGCTGTTGCCGGACAAACCGCTCATGTATTTCGGGGCCAGGCACTGGCATCCGCGAAGCGAGGAGGCCTTTTGCCGGGCGGCGGTGGCCGGCGGGTTCGACGCCTGCGCCACGGACGCGGGGGCGCGCGCGGCCGGACTGGCCGCCGGCGTAGGCACCATTCCCCACGCATTGGTGCTGGCCTTTGCCGGCAAGGTCGGACGGGAACGGGCCACGTGCGAGGCGGCCCTGGCTTTTGACCGCCACATCGAAGCGGCCTGTCCCCGGGTGGCCCTGGTGGATACGTTCAACCGCGAGGTCGACGACGCCCTGGACACGGCCCGGGCCCTGGGCGAGCGGCTCGCCGCCGTGCGCCTGGACACGGCCGGGGAGCTCGTCGGCCAGGGCGGGGAGCCCTGCGACGGGCGGCCCTACTGGACCGGCACCGGGGTGACCGTGGCCGGCACGCTGGCCGTGCGTCGGGCCCTGGACGCGGCCGGCTTTGCCCATGTCGGCATCGTGCTGTCCAGCGGCTTCGGCAACCTGGAGAAGATCAAGGCCTTCGTCCAGGCCGAAAGCGCGCACGGCCGGCTGTTCGAATCCCTGGGCATCGGCGGGCTGTTCCATTCCTACGCGGCCACGGCGGACATCGTGCGCGTGGGCGGCGTGGACCTGGCCAAGACCGGCCGGGCCTACCGCGAAAATCCCCGCCTCGTGCGGTTTATCTGA